Genomic window (Nymphaea colorata isolate Beijing-Zhang1983 chromosome 1, ASM883128v2, whole genome shotgun sequence):
TTGTAAGGGTATGGGTAAGGGGAGGTCACGGTGGAAGCCATTGAGAAAATACGAGAACTTGAAGAGACTCACGGCCCAAGACCCTATTGCTTTTATACcatgtgaaaaagaagaactaaggaagaagaaaagagaagattttacgtggttcagtGTAAATTCACCTACGTCCACCAGAGGGGTCCTTTCACCATGTGTGGTGGAGAGGTTTTTCCACTATTTATAATGCTTACACCTTAGACTTCTCCTTGATCTTAGGAGAGATTACATTCTTATCTAATTGCTCTTATGAGCTGTACAAAAATCCTTAGTAATTGCTCTTATGAGCTGTACAAGAATCCTTAATATGATTGTGGGTTTTGGATTGACTTGCTTTGTTAGGGTGTTGCTTTTCTGGATCCGCCATCTTCCTTAGTAACCGTAGCTGATTTGCCTTTgtcattttctgttttaataACCAACGCACTCTTCCTTGGATGAATCTTCCCCAAATCATAGTGAATATCTATCTTGCCTCCATTATCTCCTGCATTAATATTCAATGTAATCCCATTAATATCCAATGCAATCGGTGGCGTGGCTGATTTAGCCTTTGTTGTAACTGACGCAATCTTCGTTCTTGCCAATCTTGCCAATTGGTGATTATCATTCTTATCCGTTTCATAATAGTGGTCGGTAAGTGAAGGTGCAGAGCGCGAACATCCAACTGTCATAAACTGGGTTGGGGAAAAAGGTTGTAGACCTGACAGCAACCAATCCATTCAAGGAACCAGAAACCTGTAAGCGATCAAAAATTGTCCAACCAGCAGCTTCGCTTTTAGCAAAGAACACTGCCACGaggatcattttttaattacagCAACCAATCCATTCAAGGAACCAGAAACCTGTAAGCGATCAAAAATTGTCCAACCGGCACTGGACGTGGGCATTTAGCATGAAGGAAGGATCGATACAAAGACATTTCGATGGCATAACGCTGGAGCAGGTAAAACATTACACAATGACATCCACTTCAAACAGTACAAACAAAATGCACACTTGAGCGGTGGGATTAGCCTCTCACTTACCCGAAGCTTTTTGATTCTTACAAGCAGACAAATAAACCTGGTTTGTGTTTAAGCCAGTTTTGGTCTGCCAAACATACATATGATTTGAGTTTTAACCTCATTCTCCTCCAAAACTAGGTTCATCGAAATgacatgaacttttttttattgtggcTGCTGGTGTCAGTTACAGTGTTGGGCATATACTGCCCTCGCATTAATAGGTTTATTGTATGGAAGGAGGAGAAAAGATACGTGGTTGATGCACGATGTCTGCCGTGCGTTCATGGGGAGAGAGGCTTTTGGCAGGTAGAGTTGAGAAacatgtggatgatattatgtAGGAATATTTTGGCTGATTTCATAATAAGCTTAAGCAATAAGATTTTATTCCCgatcatgtttatttttttattttaatgcaAAAACGGAAAGGCGCATCTTTTCTTGTCTCTTTATCTCAGGTTCTCATTTCACCTTTCCTAGTTATTGTTTGTGTACTTTTTGGGTCCACTATCTCTCAGGCTTTCACATTTATGTTCATCTTCATTCCCATCATGAAACCTTATCTCAATTAAAAGGAGGTTGGCTTTATGAGCTTTGCTTTCTCCTTCCctttaaaatctaaaatttcatCTCTAGTTTTCTTGGTCCTGCGTTCAGTGTTTGCTTCCTAGTCATTAGTAGCTTCTTTCGGTTGGAAAGTCCTCAGCAGCTCCTTTCACTTTTATCATCACTTCTATGATGAAGCTTCGGTTGTAAAGCCATAATGTGTGTTTTCTGTTCGTCTGCTTAATAGTAAGGAGACTCGTGCTTCACATCCCCTGTTTTATATGTATCCGACTCGTCCtacaagggagagagagtgggaTTTATTTCTTTCCCATATATCTGACTCATCTGCAACTCGCGCGTGCAAGAGAGACTGATTGAGAAGTTTTTTTAATACTGTGGTTTGTTAGAAAAGTAGATCCATTTGTTTTATAGAGTACAATATTTTCAGTTCGTAAAGACGTTAGGGGACTGAAATTTGCATGTTCAGAGCCTCGGAAAAGGCACACTCGTAGCTGCGGCCTAAGTTAGCATTCTAGGGTGCGCAATAGATAGATGGTTTGAGCCGTTAAGGATTCCGTTTCTCGTGCGAGAGTTTTTGAGACACAAATCTTTTCGGATTGTAGATGACTGGAAGTGGCTTTTTGGCCTCTTTAATACACGATCATTCTACTTCTCTTCCTTTCCGCTTAGAGCCTATGCGCGTCTACCTGCCACTTTTGCCAAGCACTAGAGACAGGTCGGTCCAGATCATCTAGCAATCAGTGGTTAAGCTGGGGCCTTGCACTTGGCTTTAGCTCGATTCTCCTTGGTTGGTTAAGTGTTTTTGTGTTCATTGATTGCACGAGGCTCCTGGGTTTTGACGCTGCTGCCCACGTTCCCAAAGGCACTTGCTTCGTGCTTTTTGCCCTGCCAAGGGACACACCCGGACTCTTTGAATCTAATAAGATCGGATCCATCTGTCTCTCCATATGATAAAACAATTTTCTGCCAGATTCCGAGTCGAAACCCACCGACCCTCCCTCTGGCTGCCCGTGCATTCACTGTTTGGCCTTTGAAAAAAGCATGCAAAAGAAACCGACCCATCGTTTAGCCGAGCCTATCAAGTTCCTGTTCCTGCATCGAACCTCATTAATGTTGCTGTCAAAAAACCATGCTTCAGGGACCAGTTCATCACTGAAAAGCAAGccaaaagttggaaaaaaaaggCATCTTCTTATAGCTAGGCTTTTATTCTGGTTCTCCTTGAGGGGGCAGGGGGCGTTGTTCAGACCAGTTCCTAGCGTTGTACCTTGTGGTATGGGGCCCCTTTGGGAGAGGAGAGATCACGCTGTTTGTGGCAGAGTTCAGATGGGTCACTGCCCTAGTAGGTGGTAgggtcccccccccccccccccccccccctagTTTCTTTAAGCAAGATGCATTTAAGTGGGCGGCTGGGTGTACCGACTGCTTCCTGACGGCCGGGATGATTCGAGACACCGAGTAGTTGTTTCCTATACTTTCACGATCGAGGTCGAGGCCGCTGCAAAAACTGAACCTAAATTTATCCTCCTTTATTCTACGATTATGATAATCTTTATCCAGGGAAGGATTCTCAGGCTATGCTGGACGCACATAAGTCCCACGTCacttgaaacttttttttttgtttttttgttttatttcccAGATGATGCTGCGGTATCTAATTCTTAGTTATTGCTGCGACTTCTATATGTGTCACAGAGATCGTTGTTGAGAAACTATTTTCAACATCTAAATCAATGGAGTTGATCATGAACTGGAAACGGTAAAACATCtggtaaaagaaaattagaaaagagcGACAAATGCATGAAGAGACATGTGGGCTTTAGATCTTCCCTTCAAGCCAATATGTTGGTTAAATCGTTTTGAAAACGTAAACTAGGTTGGAGAGAGGGAGTTAATTTTACGATTGACCCACACAGAAGAGAAGAAGCACCTATGTCGGGGGCAGTGGTCCTTGGATACCCATTCTATTCGTAGGGGGCTTTTATTTACCTAGGTTTTCTCCCACTCATGTACAATAGTGCTAGTGGGAGTTTTTAATGTGGCAAATCCAATATACCAATTTAATAGCGTATGGCATTAGCGAGTTAGCATGGCTATAAATTGTGAAGATGACCAATCCTGTTGTAAAGTAGGAGGAAGCTTTATTATTTAATTGTGAATAATTTACGCACCTTCATCAATAGAGAATGTTAAAAGTCAACACGCTGAACGATCTCTATAATAATAGATACTGTGAGTCCTGCAGGATTCGGTACACAGCTTCTATCGAAGGTCCCTTTTGCCAGCTTTCATTTATTATCAATCTGAAGCGTATGCCACCTCTGCTTCCCTCAATAAATTAccgaaaaaaataataataataccaGTCCCTGTCTTATGTTTTGGATTTATGCACTTTTATTTTTGGTGGCATCAAAGCATCCATCGAGATTTCTTCTGTAGCAAGAATTCTTTACTTGCCTTAGGTGAagaataatatgaaaaaaaattaaaggaatcTGGATGCTATCGTTGAAGTTTTTCCACAGCCCATGACACATTGCCAGGCGGGAGCTGAGGGAGAGTAATTTCCGGTACCAGCACTGCCATATGGCAGATCAATGTTTCTCAAGTAAGGGGATGTTGCTTTCACCTTGACAATGCACTGTCCATCTGTATGATCCAGAAGGATGGCAAGGGGCCCTCGTTCGGTCCTCTTCAATGCTCAGAAATCGAACAACAGTTCAAAAGGGAGGGATTAAGCGCGACAGCTTTGTGCTTGACCGCCTCTAGTTATCCTTTAGCTTACCACACAGTTGTTCGTTCGGATTGGTTGCTTGCGGTAGACCCTACGTAAGGCTCATCATCTCCAGATCTTGCGCGTCCCTTTCTTCTAGCAGGACAGTAGTGGTTTCCTAGGTGCCAGCTCTATTTCGCTGGGCTTTGTTTATTGCTCGTAGATAATATTTTCGAGAACGGTCTTGATATTCCACCTCACAATCCATACACAGAGAAGGTTGGATTAAATTCATGGTGTATTTGTGCTAAACCTGGCTTTCAGACAACAGGAAATTCCGTGATACTTAGGAGCTGAAGCCATTAAAATCTGTATTTTCTTATCGTGTTTTCTTGCATAAACGGCTAGATTCTCATCCTCACTTGCTCGGGTCCTTCCATCTCATCCGCATCCCACCTTCCCACTGCGTACTGTATTTATGGCCGTCCGCTTCCAGTACTTTGTTGACATCATCTCTTTCCAAATGTCGGCAAGCTTCTTGTCAATCTCCGCAAAGGAGATGCATCTCGAGTATCGAACTGtttgtttcttcaatttgatgGTCTTACATCCAAGCCTTATCATAGGTGAATGGAGCATTTGTTCATCGTATTGATATGTTTTGCTTGGGTTACCATCCAATGCGTACGTACCTAGTCTTGAGCCTAGCCTAATTTTGATATCATGCTCTCCACTCTTGCACGCTGTCATGTCATTTCAGTCGGCGACTTCGCTTTCGGTGAAAAAGGGCACTCATGTCCTGGGGCAGTTGTCCGGTTCTGCAGCCAGACATCCTTTTTCTCGTTGTTAGCCACCTTCCAAACTTGGGGTTCGACTCTGCTTTCGCGATCCATCTCCCATTCTTGAAGACACTTGGAACTTTGATTTTCGAGttcatttctcttcttattcaaaTAATTCACGGATTCTGCTATGTAATTAGAGGACAAACTGATACAGCTATTATGGTCGTACGCTATGTATTTGAAAACATGTAACTAAAAATTCACCAGAATTTGATAGTGCAAGTTGGATTCCGAGAGATGATAAAGTTAAAACTGGTAGGCTTGAAATCTTTATAAAAACGGAATGTGCATAAAGAATTTTCGTATGTTCTTCGTCACTTTATAGTTTTCACCATTCTGCGCTTGCTTCATATAAGGTCAtgttatatatatctatgtgtgtgtgtgtgtgaaagattGGTCAACTCTGGAAGTCGGGACCCATGTGGACGACTTTCAAGTCATGGGCTACCAACCACTAGGGTGTGTGGTGTCGTTTTGCTCATCTTTAGGGATAGTAAACAAGGGGCAACTAGGTGCCATGTCAAAGCAGCCGCGTCCAAAGTTTGATTCCTTCTCACCAGAGGACAAAAATTGCAGCATGTGGACCAAGTCCAGGGTCAAGTTTTCTAATAGGACCATGTACGAGGCTTGAGTCATCTACCTCGTCCCTATCTCACCCAATTGTTTGCTCACTGATTGCAGTTGGGATTAATTGGccttaaaaaaatatgtgcacTACTACTAATTCAAATAGTAAAGTGATAATAATTGGAGGATGCGGGCCTGCGTGTTGAAGCACTAAAAAAATGGGATGATAAAGGAATTCTGCGAGACTCTGATCATCTGTAGTCGCAGAGAATGGCGGAGGTTTATGTTGGTGCGTCAAGCCCTGCATTATTCATATTCGGCTGCAAAAGATAACATAAACGGCTGGGAATTAGATTGTGGAAGGAGGGAGCAAAGGCAGCGTAATCAGATTTGGCTGCAAAATATAGCAGGAAGAAGTGCAATACTGAATGTGCATAGAGAGGGGAAACAAGAGAATTTTGGCGGTGTCCTCCACATGGTTTGGTTCTTCAGAATCACGACGTTAATGTCAGTGTTGCTAGAACAAAGTCGAGCAGTGGAATTTTGAGAGCTTGACTGGTTATTCATCTGTTCGGTCCTCGAAGTTCTTTtcacaaacaaataatttgatCTGGacatatcctttttttttcttggggcaAATTATTGATGCAGATGGCAACGTGGAGCACGCCACTAGCAAGGTAAAGATAGAGTTGGCTCTAAAGAAGAATCTAACATCCTGGTTTCGGAGGCCACTACTACTTTTTTATAACCATCTGATCAATAATGGCTATCAGAGGGAGGACTCATGAATGAAGGTGAATCCTTGTACATTTTGCTTTCAATCTCGACAGGCAGGCCCATGTTCTATCGTACCTACCAAACGTGGTGAAGAAAAGAAGGATTTGTTCTAACATGACATGAACGTGATTGGCTAGACTTAGATGTTGAGATCCTGATAATTTTGAGACCCACGATTTCAAGTTGATATCCTTTCAAAACTTTTGGATAATGTAAACTGGGAACGAAGGGTTCTAAGGATCTCAGCTATGCGGCTGCGTTGGTGTGAATTGGGTTGAAGCGGAACTTACTATTGGAGTTGACGGATCCAGTTCGAtgtatgtctttttttttttttttcttgtacatTCATTTTCTTCGttcaatgatatttttttgttgaaaatttttaaataaaaaaaaaaaaaaaacactggcTCTCATCCTTCCTCGATCTGATGATCTTAGTTTGAGAAACCGAGAACGTAGTTTTTTCCGCATCGGGGCTATAAATGTAAGTTCGTTTTGACTTTGAAAGTCCACTTTTAGAGTCAGCCAAGAGAGGAGAAGTTGGGGGCATGGCACGGGAACGGGAACGGGAACGGAAGCTGTGGTTATAGACGGCCGGGCTTCTTATTCGCAATTGCGCGCGCCGACCGATACAGATTACTAGCATTTACTAAACTATTTTTAGCgggaaaagaacatgaaccaacCATCCTGGTTAAAGATAGATAGATAGGTGACGTTTGATGATGCTGAGCTTCCTACTCAAAAGCGAAAACAGGTAACGACTCGATGCTTCCCTGTTAATTAACGAGAGGAagtttgttctctctcttttttctttttggtaaaaGTGATTAAGAAAAGCTTTGAGGAGAGCCAATAAATGAAGTGAACAAAAGCCAACGACCAGAAAAACGCGGAATTGGGGTGCGTGTTGATGTTACACTTGGCACTGGGGACCGAGCGAGAAGCTTCTCTTGCTTTAGGGAGGGCTCGTCGGTTCCCAAGACGAGACACACACGACACGACTTGGACatcttaattttgattgatcctTGTGTGAGTCGCTAAGCTAAGCACGCTTCTGGAATCCCTAGGGAGTAAGCCTTGAATTCTTTCTCGGCTCTTCTTAATACAATATGCTTCTCTCTTTTCATAACGAGGGCGAGTCTCAAAATTTACTGACGACCCATACGCTTTTTTCCCTAAATCTATATTCATGCAATTATTTCACTTATAGTTGTGTTCCCATCACAGAGACGTGAGGAGTGCCGTCATGAATATGAGAGGGAGGGCGAAGGGCTTTGTGTCTATGGACCCACAATCTCAACCACTCTGCACCTGCTGTCTGCCGATGGGCACATGCGACGAGGGAAACGACCAAACATCGCGAGTCCACAAAGTCAAATTCCACGCGAGATGGTCGCATCTCCCAACGCGCACCACCCCCCTCTTCCGTTTTGACTTCTCAGTCAATTCTCCATTtctttaaatataatataacgCAGACGAGTTTCAAAAATGAGGGAACCGAGGCAGTCGATAGATAGAACTCTagaaacgaagaagaagaaagagagatgcGTATCtacaaaaggggaaaagaagtaCAAGAGAGTGGCGACCCCATCCCATAAGGAATCCCCCGCtaaactaaaaggaaaaagaagaaagacaccaaaaacaaagaaaaaaacaaggaaaattaagaaaaaaaaaacttccattGCTGATCACATAACGCGCCAAGACTCCAACGTAGGGAAGGACGTGGGGAAGGTGGGGAAGTCGAGTGTCGGGTTCGCTTGTACTGTTTCGAACCCGAAGCGGTCCGTCTGAACCGAGACGGGGTGGTTCAGCAGGAAGGCCGACGTGTCCAGAGTGGGAAGCATCCCCCCGCCCGCCGCTCCGACGTGCAAACCGGACTGAGGCCTCTGAGGCTCGGGTTTCAGGATGAGGGAGCTTCCTCCCAGGGCCGTGGGGCACCGGATTCCCGTGATCTGCTGGACCATCTGGCGGAAGTTCGCGGGGTCGGCGTTGATGAACGTCGTCGGCGACTTCTTCGACGCGCGGGACTTCCTCTTGGAGATGCGCCCGGTGGGGGGAGGGGCGACGGTGGTCCGACGGCTGGAAGCGGGGAGGGACCCGTCTGTCTCTGAGCTCGTGGCGCTCGTGGTAGTAGtggcggtggtggtgatggtgccTGCGAGGGAGGCCGGCTTGGGGAGGGATGCGAGGGAGTCCGTGTTGCAGATCTCGAGCTGAAGTGCCCGCGTCAGGGCGTCCGTCTCGCGGCTCATGAGGGTCTCCGAAAACCAGGAATCGACGGTCAGAGGTGACCGGAAGGCCCATGTGTCGAGGCTAGAGCAGTCCTGAGACGCCATggcttctcttctctcctcgGAAATTCTAACAAAAAGGCCTCAGCCAAGTGTTGGACCTTCGACTTAACTGACGACCGATTGAAGATCAATGCCTCTCTTTTCTCCCTTTCCAAAAGGAACTAGTTGGTACTTTCAAGGAATGGAGGCAGAGAATGGAACGGTCCCAGAGCCTCCAGAGAGAAGAGAGTCGGCTCTGCAGTAAGGGACAAAGCGGTGGCGGAATATTCGAAGCAACTCCGAAGGGGATATGGGTTACAGGGAAGAAGCTTCCTGGAGAAGAGTTACAGAGGTATGAAGAGAAGGAAATGACGAAAAGCTCCACGACAAAAACGAGCAAATGCTAGCAAAAAAGGGGATAGGCTAGGGCTATGAGAAAGAACATGAGTTGTACTGTATTCCTGAGCTTTCTACGAAAATCAAACCAAATGCACGAGACACTGCAGAGATCTTCGAAATGCCAGGCAGAAGAAAGGGCTAGTCCCTTATCCAGAGATTTTACTGAAACTTCTCGAAGAAAACCCACTAAACTCAGGCTAACGAACCACGAAAGACTGAACCTAATCCCAGATACCCCTAGATCCCAATTCAGGACACCGATCCCAATCGTCTCTCACATCTCAAGGGAAAGACCAGCAacagagagggaggaagggggCACTCCTGCAGTCACGACAGTTACGTATGTATACACTTGACAGTTGCGTGCGAGAGAAGCAACTGCGCGCCTCTACCAAAGAATCAGAACGTTTTCCTTTTTCGGACGCCGGAAGGCCCCCAGTAAATGAGTCTGGTTCGCCGGAGGACGATCACAATCCCCTCGGAAAACGAGAAGTTCAGTCGAGAGCCTCTCTCTCCGAGATGGACAAACCGGCAACACACTATCGCGTAATTCTCACTCTCTGTGTTCACTGATGAGCGAGTgggagaaggagggagggatGCAATCctgagaggaggagggagggaggcagAAAGAAGGAGCGAGAAGGAGGACGGATGATGGAGATAAGGAGGAGGACGCCTAGAGCCTCGGTACGCTTAAATAGGTTGGACCCCCTCGACCGCAACCGCGTCATCGAGCTCCACGTGGCACGCCCATCGGTACGGTCTCCCGGGGTGGGACCCGCTCCTTAAACCCTTGGGTTGGGTTAAAGTTAAGAGGCGTCGCAGTGATGGCCGATGGGGAGAGAGCACCAGTCAGCGCGCCAAGTTGACCGTCAAAACGCGTTGCCCTCGACGGCCCCCCACGTGGTCCGAAATGACGGAATGGCCCCTTCCATGCCCTACCCCTACGTTCTGTAATTCCCACGGGATTTCAGCGCTCTGGGAGGGTAGTTTTGGACCGGGCATGGGCTTTGGCCTCTCACGGGGTGGTATCATCCTTTTGGTCGAAAATAaccctccttctccctctccaacCCGGCTTCCAGAACATGTCGAGTCAGAAGAGATATAATAAAATCATTCACGTCCCTTAGCCAGAAAAGGCTTCCGAGCTAACCGCCCATCGATTAAACCCCGCCCCCGTTCTGAGTTGGGCTCCGGCCGGCCAGGAGCCCCTTCTCGTCGGTCCCCGCCATCTCTCTCTGATCCTGGTCCGACTcgattctaataaaaaaaataaaaatatttatattttgtattcagaataaaaatgcaaaaaaaaaaaaagaatacatacAATTATGTATTCTTGTTTGAGGTCAAGTACCCAAAAATATGTCGGACATCCAGCAAGATGcccatttttaataaaaaggaaTTGGCTAACTTTAATTTATCTTTGAGCTTAGCCTAGCTGGAGTCTACTCcaacaagcaagaaaagattAGCCAGTTAGATACTTGATTGTGATCGTGCttaaccattttttctttaactaGTTTTGATGTTAAAACAAGACGTCTTAAATATCTATTTTGCAGGGCATCTAAATGCCCTTGTCTACTTTGAAACAAAATTCTTAGACTTTGAGATCCACAGATCTAAACTCAAAACCTCCCTTTTATCTTAGATCATACTTTTTTGgggatgaaagaaaataaaattgggGTTGCAATTATGAATCGTAACTTTGACTATAAGATCTTTAATGGAATAAATCGTGGATTTTTTTACTGCATTTGCAAAAACATGCTGCATCAGTGTACATAAACGATGTGTTTTTAAAAAGAGCAACCCCTGAACGCGTCCACTTTTTTGCACATTACAGTGCAGAAAATGCAATGCAGCGTTCCTGTTATCCAGTGCCTTTTGATGTTTTGCCTGTCAATTTATTTATCACCATCTAATGTCGAACTCAGCCTCACTTTTTTAAATCTTACTACGTTCCAAAAACAAAGTATTCATGTTATTGGATACTCTTTAAAAGTAGTTTGACAACGAAAACATTTGTACCATGAATCACTCAAAAATTTAGATTGATTCATAAAGCACTGTCGTATGATGTTTTATGAATTTCACCCAACCGTTGGAACATAAACTTACCAAAcaataacaaaagcaaaataTTATAGTTGCTAAAGGATTTCTTAAAGCTCATTCATTTGTGAATGTCTCGTGTGAATctatattcataaaacacttacaAACTATTCCCCTGTTATCTTTCCTATAAATTTATCAAGTATTGAACAAAATACTCTATGCCGCCACATTTATTGGAAGGGTTTGTTTTTATTCTTAACGTATACCATTTGCGAATCTTTCGTAGAAACAGGTGAGGTGACGGGGCCCGTTTCTAAAACTCCTCCAAAGCGTGACCCTCAAGCGAGGCAGGTCCCCGAAGGGCAGTCCCGTCATTCCGCAGTGCGACTGACTTTGGGATGTGTTGTGTTGTTGTCCTCATCCCAGCAAGCCAAAGCAACTTGCCGGATAAACAAAGGCCCAGTATAAGGCTAATCTGGTAATTTTGCCCCATTCACCTCGGTGATTACGGACGGGGGGGGGGGTGTTTTCTGCAAAATCAGTTAGATTGCGCGGCCGCCtgaatattattttaatattcaCGAGAATATGCTTCACGACCGCCTGCATGACGCACCTTTCTCGTCACGCTGACGCCTCAGTAGATGGATCAGCCACGCCACGCCGCCTTCTCGACGGCCATAAATTGGGCGCCCAATTTCTAGCTATTTACTCAGAATTAATGGCGCCATCATAATTTCTCACCCGAGTTACTTTtcgtatttatttatttttattgccCCACCCCCCGGTTTATCCGCCGCTAAGCTGCAGGTGTCTCGTTGGCGCGATCGTGAAGCTTTATTGTGGTGTTGCTCTCCATTAATGGATCTGGATCCTGTTCAGAGACCATCGTTTACCCTCTCGCAATCGGACTTGTCTTTAACATGTGCTTTGAATTTTTTGCATCTTGTAAATTCATGTGAATATTAAGTACCAAGATATCGATTCATCTCCCAACAAGAACATCTCTTGATGGGATGTCGGAACGGGTGATGTTCAATGAAAGCTGATTATACACATCAAGGCATGATGTGAAGTTAACAAACGAAGCAGGAAAAAAAGGGTGAGGAGAAGTTGCAAGGAAACGATATGAATGGTTGCAAGGCGATTCAAGTGATGGATCTCATCTATCTGATTACCGC
Coding sequences:
- the LOC116246326 gene encoding calmodulin-binding protein 25-like; this encodes MASQDCSSLDTWAFRSPLTVDSWFSETLMSRETDALTRALQLEICNTDSLASLPKPASLAGTITTTATTTTSATSSETDGSLPASSRRTTVAPPPTGRISKRKSRASKKSPTTFINADPANFRQMVQQITGIRCPTALGGSSLILKPEPQRPQSGLHVGAAGGGMLPTLDTSAFLLNHPVSVQTDRFGFETVQANPTLDFPTFPTSFPTLESWRVM